In Cucurbita pepo subsp. pepo cultivar mu-cu-16 chromosome LG04, ASM280686v2, whole genome shotgun sequence, the following are encoded in one genomic region:
- the LOC111793789 gene encoding QWRF motif-containing protein 2, producing the protein MVAAISGAASTHSPTPKISTNQRHERQQDHLRNQARPPLLPSEKDNGVLNRKPRGRQVPSRYMSPSPSTSTSTSSTTSSSASSRRFPSPLLSRSTNLTPASTPLPSLGPKRSQSVDRRRPTAPRSMTPVIESRHGNATEAAKLLVTSTRSLSVSFQGEAFSLPISKTKATTTPSLSNARKGSTPERRRATPLRDKSDGSGVQVENSKLLDQHRWPARNRHANLEGNPLSRSLDCSGEQKKVNGIGSGMVVRGLQQTMLDDNRRASFDGRLSLDLSSPELLKTVRQSPDADSVNESSVPSDLTTSDTDSVSSGSTSGVQDCGSVAKGRNGPRGIVVSARFWQETNSRLRRLHDPGSPLSTSPGARLGAPSKFNQSKRFSSDGPILSPRTMASPIRGGARPPSPSKLWTSSVSSPSRGISSPSRTRNGFGGSLVSNSISTPSILSFSVDIRRGKMGEDRIVDAHVLRLQHNRYLQWRFVNARADATFMLQRLNAERNVWNAWVTISELRHTVTLKRIKLLLLRQKLKLTSVLKGQISYLEEWALLDRDHSSSMLGATEALKASTLRLPVVGKSIADIQNLKDAVGSAVDVMQAMASSICSLSSKVEETNSVVAELVKVTAKERILLQQCEDFLSTLAAMQVKDCSLRTHILQLNRFPTKQQPNKYV; encoded by the exons ATGGTGGCTGCCATTTCTGGAGCAGCTTCGACCCACTCTCCAACTCCCAAAATCTCTACCAATCAGCGTCATGAACGCCAGCAAGATCATCTTAGAAATCAAGCCAGGCCTCCGTTGTTGCCTTCTGAGAAGGACAATGGAGTTCTTAATCGGAAACCGAGAGGTAGACAGGTTCCTTCAAGGTATATGTCTCCGTCGCCTTCCACTTCTACTTCTACTTCCTCGACTACTTCGTCTTCGGCTTCTTCTCGTCGATTTCCGTCTCCATTGCTATCTAGGTCCACTAATTTGACCCCTGCGTCTACTCCATTGCCTTCCTTGGGACCTAAGCGGTCCCAATCGGTGGACCGGAGGCGACCAACGGCGCCTCGGTCGATGACTCCGGTTATTGAATCGAGGCACGGTAATGCGACTGAGGCTGCGAAGCTTTTGGTTACTTCTACGAGGAGTTTATCGGTTTCTTTTCAAGGAGAGGCGTTTTCGCTTCCGATTAGTAAGACGAAGGCTACTACGACGCCGAGTTTGAGTAATGCGAGGAAGGGTTCGACGCCGGAACGGCGTCGGGCGACTCCACTTAGGGATAAGAGCGATGGGTCTGGAGTTCAGGTGGAGAATTCGAAATTACTTGATCAACATCGCTGGCCGGCGAGGAACCGGCATGCTAATTTGGAGGGGAATCCGTTGTCGAGGAGTTTGGATTGCAGTGGTGAGCAGAAGAAAGTGAATGGAATTGGATCTGGGATGGTGGTTCGGGGGTTACAGCAAACAATGCTAGATGACAATAGAAGAGCTTCTTTTGATGGTAGATTGAGCTTGGATTTAAGCAGTCCCGAGTTGCTGAAGACCGTTCGGCAAAGCCCAGATGCCGATTCTGTGAACGAGTCTTCTGTGCCCTCTGATCTCACTACATCTGATACGGACAGTGTTTCCTCCGGCAGTACTTCAGGCGTTCAAGATTGTGGTTCGGTTGCCAAGGGAAGAAATGGGCCTCGAGGGATTGTTGTATCTGCGAGGTTTTGGCAAGAGACCAACAGCAGGCTGCGGCGCTTGCATGATCCTGGTTCTCCTTTATCGACTAGTCCTGGGGCGAGATTGGGAGCCCCATCAAAGTTTAATCAGTCAAAACGGTTCTCAAGTGATGGGCCAATTTTATCACCACGAACAATGGCTTCCCCTATTCGCGGTGGCGCCAGGCCTCCATCCCCAAGTAAGCTTTGGACTTCTTCCGTGTCATCACCATCAAGGGGGATTTCTAGTCCTTCCAGGACGAGAAATGGTTTCGGTGGATCCTTGGTTAGTAACTCTATTAGTACGCCCTCCATTCTCAGTTTCTCTGTTGATATCCGGAGGGGGAAGATGGGGGAAGATCGCATTGTTGATGCACATGTATTGAGGCTTCAGCATAACCGTTACTTGCAATGGCGGTTTGTGAACGCAAGGGCAGATGCTACGTTCATGCTGCAGAGACTAAACGCAGAG AGGAATGTTTGGAATGCATGGGTCACTATCTCAGAACTACGGCATACTGTCACACTTAAAAGAATCAAGTTACTATTACTACGGCAAAAATTGAAGCTGACATCCGTCCTCAAGGGACAA ATAAGTTATTTGGAAGAGTGGGCTCTTTTAGACAGAGATCACTCGAGCTCCATGCTTGGAGCGACCGAGGCTTTGAAGGCTAGTACTCTACGGCTCCCAGTTGTTGGGAAATCAATA GCGGATATTCAGAACCTGAAGGATGCTGTTGGATCAGCTGTTGATGTTATGCAAGCAATGGCATCCTCAATTTGCTCTCTATCATCTAAG GTAGAAGAAACGAACTCCGTGGTGGCTGAACTGGTTAAGGTGACGGCGAAGGAACGGATTTTACTTCAACAATGTGAAGATTTTTTGTCAACGCTAGCAGCCATGCAG GTGAAAGATTGTAGCTTGCGAACACACATATTGCAACTGAATCGATTTCCAACGAAACAGCAGCCTAACAAATACGTGTAG
- the LOC111793920 gene encoding zinc finger protein ZAT10-like, with amino-acid sequence MALQALNSPTEPWVKPSKRSTHPPLDSDDQHLAFSLLMLAHGGNIPSPTKLPYSCSVCNKSFSSYQALGGHKSSHRKSDAAADTDSTTTSAVSSSTRTHQCSICFKCFPTGQALGGHKRRHYDGNNNKTLAAGSDSNGDSTLTHTHVRDFDLNVPASPEFSPRFPDREKSQSQSQSQIQEKYVEEEVQSPHPLKKPRLLLPVE; translated from the coding sequence ATGGCCTTGCAAGCTCTCAATTCCCCGACCGAGCCATGGGTCAAGCCATCCAAGCGCTCAACCCACCCTCCGCTCGACTCCGACGACCAGCACTTAGCCTTTTCCCTTCTCATGCTCGCACACGGCGGAAACATCCCATCTCCGACGAAATTGCCTTATTCTTGTTCCGTTTGTAATAAGTCATTCTCTTCTTACCAAGCCCTCGGCGGCCATAAGTCCAGCCACCGGAAATCAGACGCCGCCGCCGACACAGATTCCACCACCACTTCCGCCGTCTCTTCTTCTACAAGGACCCACCAGTGTTCCATCTGTTTCAAGTGTTTCCCCACTGGCCAGGCTCTCGGTGGCCACAAACGGCGCCACTACGACGGCAACAACAATAAAACCCTCGCTGCTGGTTCCGATAGTAACGGCGACTCCACTCTCACGCACACCCATGTCCGGGACTTCGATCTCAACGTGCCGGCCTCGCCGGAGTTCTCGCCGAGATTCCCGGACCGAGaaaaaagtcaaagtcaaagtcaaagtcaaatcCAGGAGAAGTATGTGGAGGAGGAAGTGCAGAGTCCTCACCCGTTGAAGAAGCCGAGGCTTTTGCTTCCGGTGGAATAA
- the LOC111793752 gene encoding ATP-dependent Clp protease proteolytic subunit-related protein 1, chloroplastic: MATSSPLHISATPSLAVGSSKSSFLFGTHLPFPSSRPRTSYRRYFLSPSAKKSMDHIPKQFREENLKDGLMENYENVPQSLYGLTPSQLDMFMTEDNPVRRQSELVTEESISSAHSYLNNGGMWSLSGMDGKKGPSKYSMSASMYRGGGRGYGRRQSAPPDLPSLLLDARIVYLGMPIVPAVTELLVAQFMWLDYDNPSKPIYLYINSPGTQNEKMENVGFETEAYAIADMMAYCKPDVYTINCGMAFGQAAMLLSLGTKGYRAVQPNSSAKLYLPKVSRSSGAVIDMWIKARELDANTDYYIELLAKGTGKPAEEIAKDVQRPKYFSPQEAIDYGLVDKIISSRDSAFEKRNYDDMLAQSRAMRKGAGGNPQAAPSGLR; this comes from the exons ATGGCGACATCTTCACCTCTTCATATCTCTGCTACGCCGTCGTTGGCCGTCGGCAGCTCAAAGTCATCGTTCCTTTTCGGTACCCATCTCCCTTTCCCCTCCTCTCGCCCAAGAACTTCATATCGCAGATACTTTCTTTCTCCCTCTGCCAAAAAATCGATGGACCACATTCCTAAGCAATTCAGAGAAGAGAATCTCAAAGATGGCT TGATGGAGAACTACGAGAACGTTCCTCAATCACTTTATGGCCTTACACCTTCACAACTGGACATGTTCATGACAGAAGATAATCCTGTCAGGCGACAGTCAGAATTAGTTACTGAG GAAAGCATCTCATCCGCCCACAGCTATTTGAATAATGGTGGAATGTGGAGTCTATCAGGCATGGATGGAAAAAAGGGTCCATCAAAATATAGTATGAGCGCTAGTATGTATCGTGGGGGAGGAAGGGGATATGGGCGACGCCAATCAGCTCCTCCTGATTTGCCTTCTTTGCTCTTGGACGCTCGTATAGTCTATTTGGGCATGCCT ATCGTACCAGCAGTGACTGAGCTTCTTGTTGCTCAGTTTATGTGGCTAGACTATGATAACCCATCAAAGCCTATATATCTCTACATAAACTCTCCGGGGACGCAG AATGAGAAGATGGAGAATGTTGGATTCGAAACTGAAGCATATGCTATAGCAGATATGATGGCT TATTGCAAACCTGATGTCTATACTATAAACTGCGGAATGGCATTCGGTCAAGCAGCAATGCTTTTGTCACTTGGAACCAAGGGTTACCGTGCTGTCCAGCCTAACTCCTCCG CTAAACTGTATCTGCCTAAAGTTAGTAGATCAAGTGGTGCGGTCATAGATATGTGGATTAAG GCCAGAGAACTCGATGCCAACACCGATTACTATATCGAGCTATTAGCTAAAGGAACTGGTAAACCCGCGGAAGAGATTGCTAAAGATGTTCAACGACCCAAGTACTTCAGTCCCCAAGAAGCCATTGACTATGGCCTTGTAGACAAGATAATCAGCTCGCGGGATTCTGCGTTCGAAAAGAGG AACTACGACGATATGCTTGCGCAGTCGAGAGCCATGAGGAAAGGAGCCGGAGGCAATCCACAAGCCGCGCCATCCGGGTTGAGGTAA
- the LOC111793539 gene encoding zinc finger protein-like 1: MVVCKCRKATKLYCFVHKVPVCGECICFPEHQICVIRTYSEWVLNGDYDWPPNCCLCHATLEEGTGPQTTRLGCLHVIHTDCLVSHIKSFPPSTAPAGYDCPACSISIWPPKNIKDSGSRLHAKLKEAILQTGLEKSLFGNHPVGLSATESHGPPPAFASDPLVSSSGDAHNNKSSLNSIANVVSNTGEGFSATTGAGSSKNNISDIVEIEIPGPEGNFVKGSSPSAPVATTRKGAINYDRQSSEISYYADDEDGNHKKYVRRGPFRHKFLRALLPFWSTALPTLPVTAPPRKDSLGANDVSEGRVRHQRPSRMDPRKILLVIAIMACLATMGILYYRLAQRGIGEEVVEDEQQLKAAQ, translated from the exons ATGGTGGTCTGCAAATGCCGCAAG GCCACGAAGTTGTATTGTTTTGTTCATAAGGTTCCCGTATGTGGAGAATGCATATGTTTCCCAGAACACCAAATATGCGTG ATTCGCACCTATTCAGAGTGGGTATTGAATGGAGATTATGATTGGCCTCCAAATTGCTGCCTGTGTCATGCTACACTTGAGGAAGGAACTGGTCCTCAAACTACTCGATTGGGATGCTTGC ATGTTATACATACGGATTGCTTGGTCTCACATATCAAGAGCTTTCCTCCATCCACTGCCCCTGCTGGCTACGACTGCCCCGCCTGTTCCATTTCG ATATGGCCTCCGAAGAACATTAAAGATTCAGGATCTCGCCTACACGCAAAGCTAAAGGAAGCTATCTTGCAG ACTGGTCTGGAAAAGAGTTTGTTTGGAAATCATCCAGTAGGATTATCAGCAACAGAATCCCATGGGCCTCCCCCTGCCTTTGCCTCAGATCCCTTGGTTTCCTCTTCAGGAGATGCACATAACAATAAGAGCTCATTAAATTCAATAGCAAACGTTGTCTCAAATACGGGTGAAGGATTCTCAGCCACAACTGGAGCTGGATCTTCCAAAAATAACATTTCAGATATTGTTGAGATTGAAATTCCTGGTCCAGAAGGGAATTTTGTGAAAGGCTCAAGTCCTTCAGCC CCTGTTGCTACCACAAGAAAGGGTGCAATCAATTATGACAGGCAAAGTTCTGAAATTTCGTATTATGctgatgatgaagatggtAACCACAAGAAATACGTTCGAAGAG GTCCTTTTAGGCACAAGTTTCTTAGAGCACTACTTCCTTTCTGGTCGACAGCATTGCCAACCCTACCCGTGACTGCGCCTCCACGTAAAGATTCATTGGGTGCCAATGATGTCAGTGAAGGCCGTGTTCGGCACCAAAGACCCTCCAGAATGGATCCCAGAAAAATTCTTCTTGTCATAGCAATCAT GGCATGTCTGGCAACCATGGGTATTTTGTACTACAGACTTGCACAAAGAGGTATAGGAGAAGAAGTTGTGGAAGACGAGCAACAACTGAAAGCAGCACAATGA